One Hevea brasiliensis isolate MT/VB/25A 57/8 chromosome 5, ASM3005281v1, whole genome shotgun sequence genomic region harbors:
- the LOC110659322 gene encoding uncharacterized protein LOC110659322, giving the protein MDEWKWSGQIPAFGDWEHANEMPITQYFECARQAGLIRYTSSGECDQYMRGDLYATDFKKPSRELGPPRKTRLRERKVPHGKEQKKQGKVCDVTEPPRKQQQQHQKPISVYNVSEKKNGVSVHPRPKLPVRPPKPVDEDLYKIPPELLRSSKRKKKVTGFLSCLVPGCAS; this is encoded by the exons ATGGAT GAGTGGAAATGGAGTGGTCAAATTCCAGCATTTGGAGACTGGGAGCACGCAAATGAGATGCCAATAACACAGTATTTCGAGTGTGCAAGACAAGCGGGCTTGATTCGATACACTTCCTCTGGAGAATGTGATCAATACATGCGTGGTGACTTATATGCTACCGATTTCAAGAAACCTTCTCGTGAACTTGGTCCTCCAAGAAAG ACAAGGCTGAGAGAGAGGAAAGTCCCACATGGCAAGGAGCAGAAGAAACAAGGCAAAGTTTGTGACGTGACAGAACCGCCAAGGAAACAACAGCAGCAGCACCAGAAACCCATCTCTGTGTACAATGTGTCAGAAAAGAAAAATGGAGTCTCAGTTCATCCACGTCCTAAATTGCCTGTTAGACCTCCTAAGCCAGTCGATGAAGATCTCTACAAAATCCCTCCTGAGCTCCTCCGCTCTTCCAAGCGG AAGAAGAAGGTGACAGGGTTCCTTTCATGCCTTGTGCCTGGCTGTGCTTCGTAA
- the LOC110659232 gene encoding U-box domain-containing protein 9 — MAKTGGFLEVLPTTVSNSTELKKELLRLVNAIPDGEDFSLEIADEVLRILTALNELKFEKSSDSLKLVDDKDTVVPDEFKCPISGDLMIDPVILATGQTYDRPFILQWLNDGHRICPQTQQVLYHTMLIPNHLVREMISHWCKKHGIELLKPVEGVGDNSVAYADRGYLDSLLEKMSSSLSDQKEAAKELRLLTKRMPSFRALFGESTDAIFQLLNPLSPGRADSHPDLQEDLITTILNLSIHDNNKRLVAENPLVIPLLIESLKTGTIETRSNAAAALFTLSAPDSNKILIGKSGALTPLLELLEEGNQLAMKDAASAIFSLCVVPENKARAVREGAVRVILKKIMNGIFVDELLAILAMLANHPKAVEEMGELGAVGCLLRIIRVSMSERTKENSVAILYTICLNDRNMWKEVWNEETANHTLSILADNGTSRARRKADGILDRLLKQILIPET; from the exons ATGGCGAAAACGGGGGGGTTTCTTGAAGTTCTTCCTACTACTGTGTCAAACTCAACTGAGTTGAAGAAGGAATTGCTGAGGCTTGTGAATGCAATTCCTGATGGGGAAGATTTTAGCTTGGAGATTGCTGATGAGGTTTTAAGGATTTTGACtgctttgaatgaattgaaatttgagaagtCATCGGATTCTTTGAAGCTGGTTGATGATAAGGATACGGTTGTtcctgatgaatttaaatgtccCATTTCAGGAGACCTCATGATTGACCCTGTCATCTTGGCTACTGGGCAG ACTTATGATCGGCCATTCATCCTGCAATGGCTAAATGATGGGCACCGGATATGTCCTCAAACTCAGCAAGTACTCTACCATACTATGCTTATCCCTAATCACTTGGTGCGAGAAATGATTTCACACTGGTGCAAGAAGCATGGAATTGAGCTCCTCAAGCCTGTTGAGGGTGTTGGGGACAATTCAGTTGCTTATGCAGACAGAGGCTACTTGGATTCGCTGCTTGAAAAGATGTCCTCTTCCCTTTCTGATCAAAAAGAAGCTGCAAAAGAGCTTCGGCTGCTAACTAAAAGGATGCCATCATTTCGGGCCCTTTTTGGTGAGTCCACTGATGCCATTTTCCAATTACTCAATCCACTTTCACCTGGTAGAGCCGATTCTCATCCTGATCTCCAAGAGGATTTGATTACTACAATTTTGAACCTCTCCATTCATGATAATAACAAGCGATTAGTTGCAGAAAATCCACTTGTCATTCCTTTGCTTATTGAATCTCTGAAAACGGGAACTATAGAAACAAGAAGTAATGCTGCTGCAGCTCTCTTTACCCTATCAGCTCCTGATTCAAACAAGATTCTTATTGGGAAATCAGGTGCTCTCACACCTTTGCTTGAACTTTTAGAGGAAGGGAACCAATTAGCCATGAAGGATGCTGCATCTGCAATATTCAGCCTATGCGTTGTCCCCGAGAATAAAGCGAGAGCAGTCCGTGAAGGGGCAGTTAGGGTGATCCTGAAAAAGATAATGAATGGCATATTTGTTGATGAGTTGTTGGCTATTCTTGCTATGCTTGCTAACCATCCAAAGGCTGTTGAGGAAATGGGGGAGCTAGGTGCTGTGGGTTGCTTGCTCAGAATTATCAGGGTGAGCATGTCTGAACGCACCAAGGAGAACAGCGTAGCAATCTTATACACAATCTGTCTAAATGATCGAAACATGTGGAAGGAGGTGTGGAATGAGGAAACTGCCAACCATACACTTTCTATACTTGCTGATAATGGTACTTCAAGAGCCAGGAGAAAGGCTGATGGTATTCTCGATAGGTTGTTAAAACAAATCCTTATTCCAGAGACATGA
- the LOC110659038 gene encoding U11/U12 small nuclear ribonucleoprotein 48 kDa protein, whose amino-acid sequence MNPNPNPNHYLSPYPPQNPNPTPNFFFRPVPQVQPPPPPPPPPPPQIPLTTATPIPDLSTSLSSLKYLISLSQQTLTSLSSLLHPKTSSPQPQNVNHVSCPYNPHHRMPPESLFRHSLRCPSPLFEDPTSLIDSLHYPKTLNLQNPDKNFIARPVEDSNNAEPCLSLDGYFNEFGSNFFYKDCPGVVKFNDLDNSNKMFTLPGVLSVECANFVDSRERDIKSFDKNGLRILPSDLWAIRREVMGWVDYPSTYSYGAFCSNLQLNAIKVSDLRRWVIANSPRYGVVIDVYMRDHVCVLFRLCLNAIRREALSFIGHGMNMKTLSYDCPVLGQVLMWIASQLSILYGEMNAKCFAIHIFGQCVLEAANGVLFPWEFDLKERSTELDANDSGLRDVKFGEPLEGSMESKVGKEVDENTDVEGIFVSQVAAAVAALHERSLLEAKIKKLRIPQQLPRYQRMTEHDYVSKRADEERKARSNYRAIIEHDGLPSRKSSNQETSKTKTREELLAEERDYKRRRMSYRGKKLKRTTLQVMRDIIDEYMEEIKQAGGIGCFEKVAEEEGLPRKPPSTTDIALDVNELRKSSSKSSEAIRSTPNHYQKQLHSDHNIRSTTSRDASLQYSEQRGQGHNRHHEQVEYPRSAGRDSHGRQPYSRSPERHKSHGLLHERSSRYRERDGVELTIIKHHEKRSSCKSNYQNYKSSHSLSDSSNNHGVQKDDEKWAVRDRHLRHSYGDHSSNVLAKNAFEDRYNPAESHDTYEDGVYTGNKYVRQEEFHE is encoded by the exons ATGAATCCCAATCCCAATCCCAATCACTACCTCTCCCCTTATccccctcaaaaccctaaccctacccCTAATTTCTTCTTCCGCCCTGTTCCCCAAGTCCAACCCCCTCCaccaccaccgccaccaccacctccacaaattCCTCTGACCACCGCCACTCCGATTCCGGATCTCTCAACCTCGCTTTCGTCTCTCAAGTACCTCATTTCTCTGTCTCAGCAAACCCTCACTTCCTTGTCTTCTCTCCTCCATCCCAAAACTAGCTCTCCACAGCCTCAAAATGTTAACCATGTTTCCTGCCCCTACAACCCTCACCACCGCATGCCACCAGAGTCGCTCTTTCGCCATTCTCTTCGCTGTCCATCTCCTCTCTTTGAAGACCCCACTTCTCTTATTGACTCTCTGCATTACCCAAAAACCTTAAACCTCCAAAACCCCGATAAAAATTTCATTGCTCGGCCAGTTGAGGACTCCAATAATGCTGAACCTTGCTTGTCTTTGGATGGCTATTTCAACGAGTTTGGTTCCAATTTCTTTTATAAAGATTGCCCAGGTGTTGTTAAATTCAATGATTTAGACAACTCAAATAAAATGTTTACATTACCTGGTGTTTTATCAGTAGAATGTGCAAATTTTGTTGATAGTAGAGAGAGAGATATTAAGTCGTTTGACAAAAATGGGCTTAGAATTTTGCCATCAGATTTGTGGGCGATTAGGAGAGAAGTTATGGGTTGGGTTGACTATCCGAGTACATACTCATATGGTGCTTTTTGTTCCAATTTGCAGTTAAATGCAATCAAAGTTAGTGACTTGAGGAGGTGGGTCATTGCCAATTCTCCACGTTATGGGGTggtgattgatgtttatatgaggGATCATGTATGTGTGCTTTTTAGGCTTTGTTTAAACGCAATTAGAAGAGAAGCTTTGAGTTTTATTGGTCATGGTATGAATATGAAAACTTTGAGTTATGACTGTCCAGTTTTGGGTCAAGTTTTGATGTGGATTGCTTCTCAGCTTTCTATTTTGTATGGTGAAATGAATGCGAAGTGCTTTGCTATTCACATTTTTGGGCAATGTGTATTAGAGGCTGCTAATGGGGTGTTGTTTCCCTGGGAGTTTGATTTGAAAGAAAGATCAACAGAGTTGGATGCTAACGATAGTGGCCTGAGAGATGTTAAATTTGGAGAACCTCTTGAAGGAAGTATGGAGTCTAAAGTAGGTAAAGAAGTGGATGAAAATACTGATGTAGAGGGTATTTTTGTGTCCCAAGTGGCAGCTGCAGTTGCAGCATTGCACGAAAGGTCACTACTAGAagcaaaaataaagaaattacgaATACCTCAACAACTACCAAGATATCAGCG GATGACTGAGCATGATTATGTATCAAAAAGAGCAGATGAGGAGCGTAAGGCACGTTCTAACTATAGAGCTATTATTGAGCATGATGGCCTGCCTTCAAGGAAATCAAGTAACCAG GAAACAAGCAAGACTAAGACTAGAGAGGAGTTGTTGGCTGAAGAAAGGGATTACAAACGCCGAAGGATGTCATATCGTGGGAAGAAGTTGAAAAGGACAACTTTACAG GTGATGAGGGATATAATAGATGAATATATGGAGGAAATCAAACAAGCTGGAGGGATTGGTTGCTTTGAGAAGGTAGCTGAAGAGGAAGGGCTGCCTCGTAAACCACCCTCCACAACTGATATTGCTTTGGATGTTAATGAGCTAAGGAAAAGCAGTAGCAAGTCTTCTGAAGCAATAAGATCTACTCCAAATCATTACCAAAAACAATTACACTCCGATCATAACATCAGATCTACAACTTCCAGGGATGCTTCACTTCAATATTCTGAGCAACGGGGACAAGGCCATAATAGGCATCATGAACAAGTAGAATATCCGAGAAGTGCCGGTCGAGACAGCCATGGTAGACAACCTTATTCTAGAAGTCCAGAAAGACATAAAAGTCATGGCCTATTGCATGAACGGAGTAGCCGCTATAGAGAACGAGATGGTGTGGAATTGACCATTATCAAACATCATGAGAAAAGATCTTCTTGCAAGTCCAACTATCAAAATTACAAGTCATCTCATTCTTTATCAGATTCTTCTAATAATCATGGTGTGCAGAAGGATGATGAAAAATGGGCTGTTAGAGATAGGCATCTAAGACACTCGTATGGGGATCACAGTTCGAATGTTCTGGCAAAAAATGCATTTGAGGATAGGTACAACCCTGCAGAATCTCATGACACATATGAAGATGGTGTCTACACTGGAAACAAGTATGTCAGACAAGAAGAATTCCATGAATAG